In the genome of Pseudomonas putida, one region contains:
- a CDS encoding ATP-binding protein: protein MADRTSNFRRLPQVITKQHVTEHCRQHGEIPVREIEQFDGSYLRMPCSKCRWEAINRSPMDAEEYKAAMASKSAERINDLLIGSGITPRFRECTLESFSTNGEQEKARALATCQAYVDRFTEHYRDGRSMILTGNVGTGKTHLASAMVQAVIRRYGAEALIVPVAEVFRVAKGAMTKGAAYDERDVINELAEVDLLVIDEVGAQRGSEYEQSLLHEVIDRRYQLVVPTILVSNLPADELKAFIGDRALDRLRQGGGKAVGFTWASARGEA from the coding sequence ATGGCCGACCGAACTTCTAACTTCCGCCGGCTCCCGCAGGTCATCACGAAGCAGCACGTGACGGAACATTGCCGGCAGCACGGCGAAATCCCGGTTCGCGAGATCGAGCAGTTCGATGGGAGCTACTTGAGGATGCCTTGCTCCAAATGCCGGTGGGAAGCGATAAACCGGTCGCCCATGGATGCCGAGGAGTACAAGGCGGCCATGGCTTCGAAGTCGGCCGAGCGGATCAACGACTTGCTCATCGGGTCAGGTATCACGCCTCGATTCCGAGAATGCACGCTGGAGAGCTTCAGCACCAACGGCGAGCAGGAAAAGGCGAGAGCCCTGGCGACCTGCCAGGCGTATGTCGACAGGTTCACGGAACACTACCGTGATGGTCGTTCGATGATCCTGACCGGCAATGTTGGGACAGGGAAAACTCATCTGGCCTCGGCCATGGTTCAGGCCGTCATTCGCCGGTACGGCGCCGAAGCCTTGATCGTCCCAGTCGCCGAGGTCTTCCGTGTTGCCAAAGGCGCCATGACCAAGGGTGCCGCCTACGACGAGCGCGACGTGATCAATGAGCTGGCAGAGGTCGATCTGCTGGTCATTGATGAAGTTGGCGCTCAGCGGGGCAGTGAGTACGAGCAATCCCTGCTGCATGAGGTGATCGACCGCCGCTACCAGCTGGTGGTGCCGACGATTCTCGTCAGCAACCTGCCAGCAGATGAGCTGAAGGCCTTCATCGGGGACCGAGCCCTTGAT
- a CDS encoding helix-turn-helix domain-containing protein, which produces MITQRKFQGVWIPASLWLDHSLSTNEKVMLVEIGSLEDDIRGCYATNAHFAEFFGLSVSRVSEIISGLAERGLITIEQIREGKRVVERRIRLSNPFEKPNTPSENAANPFGKDGEPPSENTKGSNTSMSNTKRVKDLRASGTEVDAAFEQFWKLYPKKKGRKDALKAWSKLNPDADLQAVMIVALANHCASRDWTKDGGQYIPHASTWLNGERWHDVLQPATGAGHGSNFNNLPQHTPDMYQEAPDGRPNF; this is translated from the coding sequence GTGATTACTCAGCGCAAGTTCCAGGGCGTTTGGATTCCGGCCTCGTTGTGGCTGGACCACTCGCTGTCGACAAACGAGAAGGTGATGCTGGTGGAGATCGGCAGTCTCGAGGATGACATTCGTGGCTGCTACGCCACCAACGCGCACTTCGCGGAGTTCTTCGGCCTGTCGGTCTCTCGGGTATCCGAAATCATCAGCGGCCTGGCAGAGCGTGGCCTGATCACCATCGAACAGATCAGGGAAGGCAAGCGGGTCGTGGAGCGCCGAATTCGTCTGTCGAACCCCTTCGAAAAACCGAATACCCCTTCGGAAAACGCCGCGAACCCCTTCGGAAAAGACGGCGAACCCCCTTCGGAAAACACGAAGGGGAGTAATACATCTATGAGTAATACAAAGAGGGTTAAAGACTTACGTGCATCAGGCACAGAAGTTGACGCTGCATTCGAGCAATTCTGGAAGCTGTATCCCAAGAAGAAGGGGCGCAAGGATGCCCTCAAGGCCTGGAGCAAGCTCAACCCCGACGCAGACCTGCAGGCCGTCATGATCGTCGCCCTGGCCAACCACTGCGCATCCCGCGACTGGACCAAGGACGGCGGCCAATACATTCCACACGCATCCACCTGGCTGAACGGCGAGCGCTGGCACGACGTGTTGCAGCCTGCCACTGGCGCAGGGCACGGAAGCAACTTCAACAACCTTCCTCAGCACACCCCCGATATGTACCAGGAGGCGCCAGATGGCCGACCGAACTTCTAA